Genomic window (bacterium):
GTCGGAACTCGATCTTGAAGCCCGTATCGAGCGCATCGAGGAAATCCTGGGAACGATAGTCGACCTGGAGGCATTCGACAAGAAGTGGTGCGTCCTGAGAGCCAACCGGCTTATGATCCTGAACACTTCCGGCCAGATGCGGGCCGCTCTGACAGTGAATAAGCACCAGGACAAAGGTAATGGCGCTCTCTACCTCTGGGACCGGAGCGGCAACTTACAGGCGTCCTTGTTCGCTGTCCCGGATGTGGGCGGCCAGCTTTCGCTCTTCTCTCCTGACGAACTGAGGAAAGTCGCGGTCGGGGTGGATTCGACCGGCGACGGCAGAGTCAAGACCTTCAACGACGAGGTAAGCAGCATGGTTCCGGTATTCGACCGGTAAAAACAATGGCCCGGTGAAAGTTCGAGGCTTCCACCGAGCCGGCGTCTGCAACGGCTAAACTTGGTGGCCAGCCGAAGCAGACAACACGATCATACACCCGGGCCGCCGGGGGGTCAAGAGGTTCATGTATGACGAGGTTGCAGAGGTACGAGAGCGCCTTGAGCGCGTGGAAGAGCTTCTTCAGTCGTTCGTGTTTCAGAGAGAGAAGAGCGGCGGGATCATCCTGAAGGTGTCGGAACTGTGGATTGTGAACCAGGCGGGACAGAGGCGAGTCCACCTTGCCGAGTCCGCCAACCTCAAGGGGGGCAACATCCGGCTCTACGACCGAGGGGGCAACATCCAGATCGGTCTTGGAGCGGACAACGACAGCGGGGGAGTCGTGGCAGTCTACAGTCCGGACGGTGGAGTCAAGGCAAGGATGGACGTTGACCAGCACGGCAACGGAGAGATGGAAGTGTGCGGGCCCGACGGCATGGCATTCGTGGGAGTGAGTCACTACTCGAAGAGCGGCATCGTTTCGTTCTACGGTCCGCGAAAGGAAGGCTGGTAAAACTGCCCTGTGAGCGACGATCTCCACTCACGGACATGGTACGACCAGGGCGGCGGTGAGATCGTGCAGCCTGGGCCGCCGCTCGAAGAGCTTCGGCAATCGACAGAGGGGATAGGGGGATTGAATCATGCCGGGGATGATGGTTCCAGACCGACGGACCAGTCGAGAACGAAAACTCGCAAGTTTTGAGGGGGGGGGAGTCCCCCTCCACTCGGTAGGGGTAGGGGGGATCAAATCACGCGGAGAAAAAGGCTTCCAGACCGCTACCCCAGGCTTGCTTACAGTCGGTCAAAATGAAGACAGGGGGTCAAAATCGAAAAGGGCTTGAAAAATAAGCAGTTAAGTGTTGTTTGAGAAGGTAAGAAAAAAGTTAAGTGGAGAAATCACAGTAGGTTGAAGAGTCGAATGTTGAAGGAAAAGGGCCATTTTAAGGCGAAAAAGGCAGGAAAAAGAGCTTTATTAGCGAGTGCAAAGACACAACCACTTTAAAAATAAACGAGTTGTAGAGTTTGAAAACGGACGTTTTCGTGTAAGAAACCACGCTTTTCTTCACGAGAGGTAAGAAAGGCCAGGGTCATGTTCCAACGGGAAGCTGGTGTGGCCTTGCTTCGGTTTCAGTATGAGAGCAGAACAGTCTTCCGGGAGAGTGAAGCGATGCAGAGAAAGTTTCTGGAGAGACCCTTTCAACTGAAAGGCATCAAGGAAAACGGAGTATTCTCCGGCTACGGCAGCGTGTTCGATGTGGTGGACTCCTACAACGAAGTGGTGGCTAAGGGAGCCTTCACCCGTAGCCTGGAGGCGATGAAGCAGAAGCAGCGCATGCCTGCCCTTCTGTGGCAGCACAACAGCAACGAACCGGTGGGAGTCTACGCCGAGATGCACGAGGACGAGACCGGTCTGTTCGTCCAGGGTCAGCTTGCCATGAAGACCGCTCGAGGAGCGGAAGCCTACGAGCTTCTTCGGATGGGCGCTATCTCGGGTCTCTCCATCGGCTACAACGTGGTCAAAGAGGAACAGGACAAGGGAACCGGGATAACCGTCCTGAAGGAGATCGACCTGTGGGAAGTGTCTCTGGTGACTTTCCCGGCGAACGATGCGGCCCGAGTGCAGACGGTGAAGACGATTCTCGAATCCGGCGAACTGCCAACGATTCGAGAGATGGAGAGATTTCTACGGGAAGCAGGATTCTCTCAGTCCCAGGCCAAGGCATTTTTGGCGCACGGATACAATGCCCTCTCTCTGCGGGAAGCTGACGAGACGGCCTTTAGACAGGGAATTGAACACATGATTGATATTCTCAACTGAGGAGACAGAAAGATGGAAGAGTTAACGGGATTGATCGAAAAGCTTTCTCAGTCGTTCGAGCAGTTCAAGACCAACTACACGGATCGGCTCGATCATCTGGAAGCCAGAATGAACCGGCCGGGTGCCGGGAGAGCCAGAAGGGGGGACGACCTCGGGTCGGAGTTCTCGATTCTGAACGCCATCAAGTTCCTGGCAGACCCTACTCAGAAGTCCGAAGTATCACGCGAACTGGAGATCAGCCGGGAACTGCAGCGGCGCTTCGGTATCACGCCGCCGAACAACGGCCTGTTGATGCCTCTCGGCGCCCTGAGCGAGAAAGCGGTCACGTTCGGCGGCACCGGCGAAGACCTTGTGGCCACCGATCACATGGCCGGCAGTTTCATCGATGTGCTGCGCAACCGGTCCGTCATTATGAACCTGAGGCCGACAATCCTTCCCAATCTGGTGGGGAATGTCTCGATCCCGCGCAAGACCGGGTCGAGCGCGGCGCACTGGTTCGCGGCGGATCACAGCGATTCCATCACGGAAAGCACGCCGACTTTCGATTCGCTGTCGTTCTCTCCGAAGTTCTGCGGGGGCCTGGTGGTGGTTTCCTACCGGGTGACTCAGCAAGCCACGCCGGACATCGAGGACATCATCAGGCGTGATCTGGCCGCGATGCTGGCCGTGGAAATCGACGCAAAAGCGATCAACGGAGACGGCACCGGGAACGCGCCGCGGGGCATCCTCAAGACCGAGGGGATAGACTCGAACACGTACAACCCCGCTTCTTCCGAGCCGAGGTTCAGCCATATCGTCAACCTGGAAACGGTCCTTGCGAGCAAGAACGCCGACCAGGGGAATCTGGCCTACCTGACCACTCCGGGTATCGCGGGAGAGATGAAGCAGAGAGACCTCGGCGCGGACGGCGAGGGGGTCACCGGAAAATTCGTGTGGCAGCCGAGTCCGGGAGTTCCGGGCAAGGGAGTCATGAACGGTTATCCGGCGTACGCCTCGAACAACGTCCCGGAAGGCTATCTCGTTTTCGGCAACTGGGAAGACCTGGTTATCGGGATGTGGGGAGCGGTGGCCCTGGCGGTCGATCCCTACGGGTCGAACTTCGCCAAAGGCTCGGTTTCGATCCGGGCGATCATCGCCGTGGACTTCGGCGTCCGCCATGCTGAGAGCTTCGCGGAGATTCATCCGCAGGAGTGATCGAGAGATGAAGAAAGAGGAAGGCTTCTTATTGGGACCTGCCATCCCGATAAGAGCCTGACGCATGAACTGCCTGCCATCCGTGAGGACGCAGGGGGCACAAGAAGGTTGAGAATTTTCAGGTGGTGACGCCTGGAGGCGGGCCTACTCCTTCCGCGGTTGGTTCTCGATCAGCCTCGTCCCGCAGTTTATGCACAGAGGGGCCGGGTATGCTTGGCCCGGCCCCTTCCCTGAATCGAGAGCAACGAGAATGAGCGACCTTTCCAGAAAAATCTTCTCTCTGAATGCTGCGGCCGAGTACTCCGGCTACAGCCGGGCCGTGGTCGAATACTGGCTTGACTCCGGACTTCTGCCGTTCGAGGAAGTCCCGACGCCAGGGCAGAAGAACCGCTGCAGGCGCATCCGCAAGGCCGATCTGGATGCTTTTCTGGAAGGACACCTAAAGAAAAACCATGCTCCGGCCAGACCGAAGCTGAAAACCGAGTCCTTGATTTTGCTCGACCGATGATTCATACTTCTCGCGCAGGAAGGGTGCGCGGGGAGGGGGAGACTATGAGCCGTTTCACAGTCAACACCAGGTTCCGCCCCGGTTCCGGCACGTGGACCCTGGACTACTTCAACCCTGAGGGCCGCAGGAGACAGCTTTCAGGCGGGAAGGACGAGCAGCAGGCTCGACGTCTGGCCGTGAAGTTCACCGACTGGCTGATGGAGGGCAAGGATCCCGAAACCGAGATCGAGCGGGCCAGGAAGGTGGCCGAGCGAAAGCAAGTCACATTCGGCGAGCTGATCCCGACCTTCCTCGAACGATACGGCAAGTACCAGAGCCAGGGTCAGCAGAGGAACTATCGAGCGATCATCGACAACCTCAAGCGGTGCCCTCAGTTGATCGACTGCCCCGCCGAAGAGCTCAGGAAAAGCATGGTCCTTGAGTACATGCGGCTCAGGATGGAACAGCATCATGTGAAGGCGTCCACGGTGAACCACGAGGCTGACTTCATTTCCAGCGTGCTCAACCGGGCCGTGGAATGGGACATGCTCGATCGCAACCCGCTCCAGGGGATGAAGAGGTTCAAGGCGGCCGGCAAGCGGGACGTGTACCTGAGTCCGGAGCAGCTTTCCAGTCTGATCAACGCCCTGCCGTCCAGACTGGCGGACATGGCCGAGTTCGCGGCCTACACCGGGTTTCGGCTTGGAAACATCCTGACCCTGAGAATCAACCATGTGCGTTTCCACGATCTGACCAAGACCGGAGAGGCAGACCTGGTGATCAAGGGGGGAAGGCTCGAAACCTTCCCGCTTTCACAGCCCGCAGTGGAGGTTGTGCAGCGAGTGACCGAGGGCCGGAAAGAGGGCTACGTGTTCATCAACCCGGAGAACGGCAAGCCGTTCGCTCGCTCCGGGATAAACGCCTTCTACAGACACGTCCGCATTCTCGGCCTGAAGGCGAAGGACGGAAGCCCGCTGAGGTTTCACGATCTCCGGCACGTCTACGCGACCACGCTGCGCGACATGGGGATCAGCCTGGATGATCTTCGGGTGCTCCTGGGACACAAGGACAGATCGACCACGGACAGGTACGTGACCTATGACCGGAAGGCGGTGGGTGAATGCCTCACAGGCTTGAAAAGGCTCAGGAAATGAAAAACCCCGGAGGGGTGTCCGGGGCTTTCGTCTATCGGGTCTGTTACGTATTGTTACACTTGACCTTCCGACGTTCAGCCTTGTGTAACAACCGTCTTCTCAAACCCTTGTCAATTCTGGAGCGGGCGATGGGACTCGAACCCACGACGTCCAGCTTGGGAAGCTGACATTCTACCGCTGAATTACGCCCGCGTTGCGCTCTGGATCGTTTGTCACGACCTGACAGTCCAAACTTATCAGAGTCCGGGGCGCTTGTCAATATTTACCGGTGGCGGCGGCGGCAGGCTCAGGCCGCAAGGCCTTCGGACGCCAGATCCAGCGGGCGCGGACCCTTGCGGAAGAACCGCCGGTCCTCATCCCCGTTGCGGGACAGGGCGCTCACGGCATCCACGCACCAGAGGCTCAGAAGAAGGGCCAGGGCCAGCGCCAGCGCTCCCACGATCAGAAATTTCTTGAACATGTATCCTCCCCAGGCGCAGTCAGCTTGCGCGAACTCGTTCCTACTGACATATTTCGGTCATTGCGGCCCGGACTTTAGTTTCCGGGCCAGGGAGCGGCTAAGGTCCTGCCGACATCAACTTATCCAAGCAAAGATTCTTACCCTGAGCCCAAACAGGAGACCCTGTGAGTGAACGTTTAGCCTGCGGCCTGCGGCCGGTCGAGTTCAACCTGGATTTCATCCCTCACGCCGAGGGCTCGTGTCTGGTCACGATGGGCCGTACGCGGGTGGTGTGCACGGCCACTGTGGAGACACGGGTGCCCAATTTCCTCGCGGGCCAGGGCCGCGGCTGGATCACCGCCGAGTACGGCATGCTGCCGCGCAGCACCGGCA
Coding sequences:
- a CDS encoding helix-turn-helix domain-containing protein: MSDLSRKIFSLNAAAEYSGYSRAVVEYWLDSGLLPFEEVPTPGQKNRCRRIRKADLDAFLEGHLKKNHAPARPKLKTESLILLDR
- a CDS encoding phage major capsid protein translates to MEELTGLIEKLSQSFEQFKTNYTDRLDHLEARMNRPGAGRARRGDDLGSEFSILNAIKFLADPTQKSEVSRELEISRELQRRFGITPPNNGLLMPLGALSEKAVTFGGTGEDLVATDHMAGSFIDVLRNRSVIMNLRPTILPNLVGNVSIPRKTGSSAAHWFAADHSDSITESTPTFDSLSFSPKFCGGLVVVSYRVTQQATPDIEDIIRRDLAAMLAVEIDAKAINGDGTGNAPRGILKTEGIDSNTYNPASSEPRFSHIVNLETVLASKNADQGNLAYLTTPGIAGEMKQRDLGADGEGVTGKFVWQPSPGVPGKGVMNGYPAYASNNVPEGYLVFGNWEDLVIGMWGAVALAVDPYGSNFAKGSVSIRAIIAVDFGVRHAESFAEIHPQE
- a CDS encoding tyrosine-type recombinase/integrase, with amino-acid sequence MSRFTVNTRFRPGSGTWTLDYFNPEGRRRQLSGGKDEQQARRLAVKFTDWLMEGKDPETEIERARKVAERKQVTFGELIPTFLERYGKYQSQGQQRNYRAIIDNLKRCPQLIDCPAEELRKSMVLEYMRLRMEQHHVKASTVNHEADFISSVLNRAVEWDMLDRNPLQGMKRFKAAGKRDVYLSPEQLSSLINALPSRLADMAEFAAYTGFRLGNILTLRINHVRFHDLTKTGEADLVIKGGRLETFPLSQPAVEVVQRVTEGRKEGYVFINPENGKPFARSGINAFYRHVRILGLKAKDGSPLRFHDLRHVYATTLRDMGISLDDLRVLLGHKDRSTTDRYVTYDRKAVGECLTGLKRLRK
- a CDS encoding HK97 family phage prohead protease translates to MQRKFLERPFQLKGIKENGVFSGYGSVFDVVDSYNEVVAKGAFTRSLEAMKQKQRMPALLWQHNSNEPVGVYAEMHEDETGLFVQGQLAMKTARGAEAYELLRMGAISGLSIGYNVVKEEQDKGTGITVLKEIDLWEVSLVTFPANDAARVQTVKTILESGELPTIREMERFLREAGFSQSQAKAFLAHGYNALSLREADETAFRQGIEHMIDILN